Genomic segment of Canis lupus dingo isolate Sandy chromosome 9, ASM325472v2, whole genome shotgun sequence:
AGGCCGCCTGccgcctgccccctgccccgccccagtcCCTGCGACCCTCGCACCTGTAGATAGTAGTCCACATGGATGAGGCTGCAGCCTGGCAGGGCTGACTGGGGCAGGGCAGGCACCAGGATCTGCTCTTGCCACTGTGCCCGCTTCCAGGCCTTCACGCCCGCACCCTCTACCTCTGCGATGGTCCGCACATCATAGATCCAGCGCTTGGCCTGGTAGGACACTTTCTAGGGAAAAGCCAGCCTGTGAGCCTGGGCAGGCCAGCCACCTACCCCTCTTCCAGCCCTGCGGGGACAGGCCTTAACAGCCAGAGGAGGCTCTGACCTGCAGCAGACTGGCTACCACGGGGCTGGTGTCCTTGCCTGACTGGTTCTCGATGTCAGCCTGCAACCGCAGCACCTGCCCCACCACGTAGCCACGGAGGTCAGTGCTGGCAGTAAGGACCACGCTGCCCGTCTTCACCAGCTTGTAGGAGAACTTCTTGGTAGTGGAGGCCACGTTGGGTTGCTTGAGAGAAGGAGAGTAATGAAGGGCCTTGGGGGTGTGGGCAGCTCAGGTCTCCCTCACCCCTGGACAAGCCCACTCAACCCCGATGTGCCCTGCCCCCAGACACAACACAGTCAGCTCAGGGCAGAGAAGCTGCTGCTCTTCTAGATCCCGGCCACCTCGTCTTACCTGGGGAGAGGGCATCAGGGAAGGTGGGGAGTACCTAGGAGACCATCACTCCCTCCTCACCTCGATGTCTGGGATGCTGTTCAGGTTCAGGGGACTCAAAATATAGAACACACGGCTGCACTGGTGATCCTTGGAAAAACGTGGTGTGTCGATGGTGGCCCGCACCTGGTACACGATCTTCCCAAAGAGGCCCTCGAAGGATGTGGGTGCTGTGgctggagagagagcagggaatgACACCCACTGTCCCCTGCTCCACCTCCTGTCTACCACCGTCAGCACCAGGCCTGGCCAGGCAAGGCTGGGCTCTTACCAGGAAGCAGGAACTGGAAGGGGAAGCTGTGTTCTCCAgctggcaggctccctgcagagacaagacggggggagggggggggctcAGGAGCCTTGAGGTGACGCCACCGGACAGCGGACAGAGGCAGTGGGCCATCTCacactcccagcctctgcctcctggTGCCACAGCAGCACAGGGCCGCAACCTGGGCCGAGGACGGGTTACAAGAGCTTGGCTTGGAGAGGAAAGGGGGACAGGGCTCTGCCAGGGGCCGGAGCCCACCCACACCCAGGAGATGTGGCCCCCTCAACCCCCCAGACCCTATCAGGCAATGCCCCATGCCTTCAGGCAGAGAAACACATCTGGTACAAAGCCTTTCCAGAGGGTGGGTCAGCACAGAGATCCCAGAAGCAAATGGGGAGCTGTGGTGGACAGACAGGCCCCACTCTCAACCAATGTCTGCCCTGGGGTGCCAGGGGCTCACTCAATGCAGCAGGGCAAGTGCAAGGCTCCTGGACTCACCCTTGTCAGCCAGCGACAGAGCACTGTTGAAGTAAGCCTCCTCCACCACCCACGCGGCATCGTTGGCCTTGTTGGACACCCTGCAGGAACCCATGCAGGTCACCCGGATGGCTGCAAGGCAGGGGGATGGCATGAGTCCAGGCAGCCACAGGCCtgggccccttcctgcccccatcACAAAGATTCAGGTAGAGCTCGCCAAGGGGCGAGCTGGGCCTCTGATGGGCCCACAAGTGGCCTGTGCCCTGCAGAGGATACCTTTGTCCATCCCATATTTGGGGGTAGTCCCAGGGAGCCAGGGTGATAAGGCACAGAGGCAGATCTGTCCTGAAGTCCAGAACAGGAGGGTCCCAGCAGTCACCCAAATGTCCCACACAATCCCCCACCTGGTAACCTTGGTTTCCAGCCACCCTGGGCCCAGCAGACCTGTGGAAACTCAGCTCCCTACAAGGGATGCTTGGGGCACCAATGACGACAAAAGCCTATGAACAGCCAACCTCACTACATGTGGCCTCACTGGCAAGTCAACCAGGCTGGGAGGTGCCTCTTCACGCTCCAGGAAGCTAACTGTTAGCCTCAGGATGCAGGAATGTGGTCAGACCTGCCCGAGCTGATGAGTACCCAACAGTCTGGCACACCCTGGACTTCCGGACCAGTCCTGCCCACAAGGGCCGATGTCCTCTGCCCTACTTGCGGGTGGAAACGCCTAGATTAGGCCCGTTTGCAGTGGAGGTCGCCACCACCTTTCTGTGGTCAGGAACTCAAACTCCCCACTCCAGGGGACACAAGCCCAGAGAGCACTGTGGCCAGAGGCCCTGGCTGGACAACTAGGGGAGACAGCACAGCTGGGGCAGCCGAGGCTCAGCGCTGAGTAGCCCCGGATGGCCCGGCAGCTCCACCCCGCCAATAACTGCAGGCTTAAGACAAGGCCAAAGACACCAGCCTGCCTGCCCAGCCTCTCCCTGCCATCCCCTGACATGATGGTCAGCTGAGAAGAAGGGTACTTGGAATCTAACACCTTCTGACAGAGCCACTTAGTGGGAGGAACCCAGGATCCCAAgtgcccagggccagggccagcctCACCAGACATGGCAGTCTCCCCAGGCCAGCCTCACCCCGCCCAAGCAAGCCTCCTGCTGGCCACTCACGGACCACCAGGCTCTCCCCCAGGGAGCCGACTTGTCCTGCACGCCCCCCGGCACCGCGCCCGTGACTAGACCCCAGCCCAGATTTCTAACCCACACCCCATCAGCTGTCCCCTCCCAAGGCCAGACCCGATCTGCTCCCACCCCACAGATCTGAGACACCTGTGGTGCTCCCACAGGCTCCCGCAGCCCCAGAGGAACACAGTGGGGTGGGCTGGATAAGAGAGGGGACGCAGTGGCAATCCAGATGCCACAGCAGTCTACACTCCCCACAGAGGCGGGAGGGTGCACTCCACCTTGGAGCTGGCTGCCCTGCGAATTCTGGGACCCAAAGGAATTTGGCACTCCCCAGACTGATCGGCCCAGTGCCAGCTGAAAACCGTCAGGTGACTTCAGTGGATGATGTAGAGAGCCGAAGCCTCAACCTGCCCATCTCTGTCCAAATTCCCAATCCACGACGCCAGGAGCCATGATGAAACGGTTGCTTTAAGCCACTTAGTCTAGGGGTGGTTTGTCATAGGAGTGGCACAGCAGCAAACGACAGAAACAGACAC
This window contains:
- the ARRDC1 gene encoding arrestin domain-containing protein 1 isoform X2; protein product: MGSCRVSNKANDAAWVVEEAYFNSALSLADKGSLPAGEHSFPFQFLLPATAPTSFEGLFGKIVYQVRATIDTPRFSKDHQCSRVFYILSPLNLNSIPDIEQPNVASTTKKFSYKLVKTGSVVLTASTDLRGYVVGQVLRLQADIENQSGKDTSPVVASLLQKVSYQAKRWIYDVRTIAEVEGAGVKAWKRAQWQEQILVPALPQSALPGCSLIHVDYYLQVSLKVPEATVTLPVFIGNIAVNHAPLSPRLGPGPPPGAPIPVVPSAPPQEEAEAAASSPHFADAVSLSTKSHSQQQLLPATFGSMPGAPEPRPQDGSPAPHPLPPPLCISTGATVPYFAEGSAGPVPTTSTLILPPEYSSWGYPYEAPPSYEQSCGGADPSLTPRS
- the ARRDC1 gene encoding arrestin domain-containing protein 1 isoform X1 translates to MGRVQLFEVCLSHGRVVYSPGEPLVGAVRVRLGAPLPFRAIRVTCMGSCRVSNKANDAAWVVEEAYFNSALSLADKGSLPAGEHSFPFQFLLPATAPTSFEGLFGKIVYQVRATIDTPRFSKDHQCSRVFYILSPLNLNSIPDIEQPNVASTTKKFSYKLVKTGSVVLTASTDLRGYVVGQVLRLQADIENQSGKDTSPVVASLLQKVSYQAKRWIYDVRTIAEVEGAGVKAWKRAQWQEQILVPALPQSALPGCSLIHVDYYLQVSLKVPEATVTLPVFIGNIAVNHAPLSPRLGPGPPPGAPIPVVPSAPPQEEAEAAASSPHFADAVSLSTKSHSQQQLLPATFGSMPGAPEPRPQDGSPAPHPLPPPLCISTGATVPYFAEGSAGPVPTTSTLILPPEYSSWGYPYEAPPSYEQSCGGADPSLTPRS